From the Halomonas sp. MCCC 1A13316 genome, the window GGAATGGTCTTCCAGAATTACGCTCTCTTCCCTCATATGTCGGTAGCCGAGAACCTCGCCTTTCCTCTTGAGGTTCGCCACCTTTCAAAAGCCGAGACCAAGCGCAAGGTCGATCGCGCGCTGGCCATGGTACGCCTGGAGGATTTCGGCGACCGGCGGCCGGCACAGCTCTCCGGGGGCCAGCAACAACGCGTCGCCCTGGCCCGAGCGCTGGTCTTCGAGCCCGAGCTGGTGTTGATGGACGAGCCATTGGGTGCACTCGACAAGAATCTGCGCGAAGAGATGCAGTACGAGATCAAGCGTATCCATGCCGATCTGGGCGTCACCATGATCTACGTGACCCACGATCAGACCGAAGCCTTGACCATGTCCGATCGCATCGCCGTTTTCAACGATGGCATCGTGCAGCAGCTTGCCAGCCCCGAAGTGCTATACGAAGCGCCCGAGAATGCTTTCGTTGCCAATTTCATCGGTGAGAACAATCGACTTTATGGTGAAGTGACCGAAACCATAGGCGACAGATGCCAGGTCCGTCTCGACAGCGGTGAGACGGTGCTGGCCAAGGCCGTCGCCGCGGGCAGTGTCGGGGCACGCACGACCCTTTCCTTGCGCCCGGAGCGCGTCAGTATCATAGCGGATGAGGCCGACGAGACTTTCGACAACCGCTTCCGAGCCGAGGTCAAGGAGGTGATCTATCTTGGCGATCACCTGCGCACCCGCGTCAACGTTTGCGGAAACGATGAGTTCATTCTCAAGGCACCCAATGCGAAGGGATACGCTTCGCTGATGCCGGGGCAGT encodes:
- a CDS encoding ABC transporter ATP-binding protein — protein: MNETLQQERNDNAREAEHETDTHFARFIDVQKSYDGVELVVKGFNLDIHRGEFVTLLGPSGSGKTTCLMMMAGFETPTHGQILLKGDPINDLPPHKRGIGMVFQNYALFPHMSVAENLAFPLEVRHLSKAETKRKVDRALAMVRLEDFGDRRPAQLSGGQQQRVALARALVFEPELVLMDEPLGALDKNLREEMQYEIKRIHADLGVTMIYVTHDQTEALTMSDRIAVFNDGIVQQLASPEVLYEAPENAFVANFIGENNRLYGEVTETIGDRCQVRLDSGETVLAKAVAAGSVGARTTLSLRPERVSIIADEADETFDNRFRAEVKEVIYLGDHLRTRVNVCGNDEFILKAPNAKGYASLMPGQSVDIGWSSSDCRALDA